In the genome of Vicia villosa cultivar HV-30 ecotype Madison, WI linkage group LG7, Vvil1.0, whole genome shotgun sequence, one region contains:
- the LOC131618616 gene encoding CBS domain-containing protein CBSX5-like, with the protein MKRNKGNDLKNRQKMRRHRPYQSKSDDLGITGDLQVYDGYKLWSEGFGLTIFVQALALASSGAARVIDYYSPAASVVEAISKSLAQQTSVAVVDSDGTFIGEISPFTLACCDESVAAAVTTLSAGDLMSYIDYGGPPEGLVSVVKARLKEKNLEKLLHKFTILTSLGSDMSASSSSDEESTTRSLNRSGKYARSSSYSARFVRKAEAIVCHPKSSLIAVMIQAIAHRVDYLWVIDDDCSLIGIVTFSNILKVFREHTEMI; encoded by the exons ATGAAAAGAAATAAAGGCAACGATCTAAAGAATAGACAGAAGATGAGACGTCACCGACCTTATCAGAGCAAGTCCGACGACCTTGGAATCACCGGTGATCTTCAG GTTTATGATGGTTACAAGTTATGGAGTGAAG GTTTTGGTTTAACCATTTTTGTGCAAGCTTTGGCCTTAGCAAGTAGTGGAGCAGCAAGAG tcaTTGATTACTATTCCCCCGCGGCTTCCGTTGTTGAAGCCATCTCAAAGTCCCTTGCGCAACAAACTTCTGTTGCTGTTGTCGACAGTGATGGAACATTCATTGGCGAGATATCGCCCTTCACGCTTGCTTGCTGTGACGAGTCAGTTGCGGCCGCTGTGACAACTTTGTCTGCAGGGGACTTGATGTCCTACATTGACTATGGCGGCCCGCCAGAGGGTCTGGTTAGCGTTGTGAAGGCCAGGTTGAAGGAGAAGAATCTGGAGAAATTGCTGCATAAGTTTACAATTCTGACTTCTCTAGGCAGTGATATGTCGGCCTCGTCTTCGTCTGATGAGGAAAGTACGACCAGGAGTTTGAATAGGTCGGGAAAGTACGCAAGGTCGTCGAGTTACTCGGCGAGATTTGTGCGGAAGGCAGAGGCTATAGTGTGCCATCCAAAAAGCTCTTTGATTGCTGTGATGATTCAAGCAATTGCTCATAGAGTGGACTACTTGTGGGTTATTGATGATGATTGCAGCTTAATTGGCATTGTTACTTTTTCTAATATCTTGAAGGTGTTCAGAGAACACACAGAAATGATTTAA
- the LOC131618615 gene encoding uncharacterized protein LOC131618615, with product MGRSWMYDRVNSDRYGLKDGFVSGVEDFVTKSMNRPQFLNEGGIRCPCVKCGCILLKTPNEVKHHLYKYGFLPNYYTWIDHGEANQNVDLDGHISSGGNAGGDNTGDEEQFHAMNEMVSDVFIPFVNAPNVNADMENETVSEGEVPNEKVQRFYDELISANQPIYEGASESRLSISAKMLAAMSNWHVPQKAMNFFSQMLIDVCPTKGCLPENYYKVKKLVSKLGLEVEKIDCCVNGCLLYFKEDSTLTQCRVCGAARYVPRKCGMGNYKDVAVKRMFYFPIIPRLQRLFASKESASQMRWHRENPSDPNVLRHPSDGKAWKHFDEVYPDYASDPRNVRLGLCTDGFTPYIQASSTPYSCWPVIVTPYNLPSEMCMTKPYMFLTCLVPGPYNPKVKIDVYLQPLIDDLQRLWRDGILTYDISMQQNFVMRAHLMWTINDFPAYGMLSG from the coding sequence ATGGGTCGAAGTTGGATGTATGATAGAGTTAACTCTGATAGGTATGGTTTGAAAGATGGTTTTGTTAGTGGAGTAGAGGATTTTGTCACTAAATCCATGAATCGACCACAATTTTTAAACGAGGGGGGGATAAGGTGTCCTTGTGTAAAATGCGGTTGCATTCTCTTGAAAACGCCTAATGAGGTCAAACATCACTTGTACAAATATGGTTTTTTGCCCAACTATTATACATGGATTGATCATGGAGAAGCGAATCAAAATGTGGACCTTGATGGTCATATTAGTAGCGGTGGGAATGCTGGTGGAGATAATACAGGTGATGAAGAACAATTtcatgcaatgaatgaaatggtCTCTGATGTTTTCATACCATTTGTTAATGCCCCAAATGTGAATGCTGATATGGAAAATGAAACAGTTAGTGAGGGTGAGGTACCAAATGAAAAAGTTCAACGATTTTATGATGAATTGATTTCCGCAAACCAACCGATTTATGAGGGAGCTTCTGAATCCAGACTATCTATTTCAGCTAAGATGTTGGCTGCCATGTCTAATTGGCATGTTCCTCAAAAGGCCATGAATTTTTTCTCCCAAATGCTAATCGATGTTTGTCCAACTAAAGGATGCTTACCTGAAAACTATTACAAAGTGAAGAAGTTGGTGTCTAAGTTAGGATTAGAGGTTGAGAAAATTGATTGTTGTGTGAATGGATGCTTATTATATTTTAAAGAAGATAGCACTTTAACTCAATGTAGAGTTTGTGGAGCTGCTAGGTATGTTCCTCGAAAGTGTGGAATGGGAAATTACAAAGATGTGGCAGTGAAGAGAATGTTCTATTTTCCAATCATTCCTAGGTTACAACGACTTTTTGCTTCAAAGGAATCTGCATCTCAAATGAGATGGCATCGTGAGAACCCTAGTGATCCAAATGTTTTACGTCACCCATCTGATGGAAAAGCATGGAAACACTTCGATGAAGTTTATCCCGATTATGCTAGTGACCCGAGAAATGTAAGATTAGGTTTATGTACGGATGGGTTTACCCCTTACATCCAAGCCTCTAGTACTCCATATTCATGTTGGCCGGTAATAGTCACACCCTACAATCTACCTTCCGAAATGTGCATGAccaaaccatacatgtttttgactTGTCTTGTACCTGGACCGTACAATCCAAAAGTTAAAATAGATGTCTACTTGCAACCTTTGATTGATGATTTGCAGCGCTTGTGGAGAGATGGCATTTTGACATATGATATCTCTATGCAACAAAATTTTGTAATGAGAGCGCATTTAATGTGGACAatcaatgattttccagcatatggTATGTTGTCTGGATGA